The genomic segment CTGACTGGAAGGCAGGGGATCTGTGCCCGGATGGCAAGCTGAATGCAATGGATCTTTGCCTGTTAAAACGGGAACTTTTGAATCTTGCTTGATCATATGACAGAAACCAGCTCCATCGGATCCTCCGGTGGAGCTGGTTTTATGAAAGAAAGTATGAGAGATTGTCAGGTTATCGCTCCGGACAGGTTTTCTGGGGCATCAGCTTGGAGCTCCAGAGCTTCCGGATGCCGCACTTCCAGTACAGGATCATGCCGACCACAGCGCCCACCACAGCCTGTAAAATCTGATAGGGCAGCTTCAGCAGAGCGTATTCCGGTGTGCTGTAAATAAAGGCACGACCCAGGGAGTAGCCCACCACCATGATCACTGCACCGATGGTGACACCGATGCCGGATGCCAGTACCGGGTGCTTTTTCAGTATGTAGTGGGAGCATACGGAAATGACAATGGCTTGAAGCCCATGGGTTGCCAGCGAAACGAACATGGGAGTGGGGTAGAAGAACAGATCCCCCAGAAAGGCGCCTACGCCTCCCACCATGAATGCTGCCAGCGGATCCAGAAGCATGGCGGCAGTGCAGATGATGATGTCATTCATATACAGATGGCCTCCGGGAACGGGTACGCCAAAGGAACTCATCACCACGTTCAGCGCCATGA from the Ruminococcus champanellensis 18P13 = JCM 17042 genome contains:
- a CDS encoding ECF transporter S component; this translates as MQATSTKKRTALWLCVTALFMALNVVMSSFGVPVPGGHLYMNDIIICTAAMLLDPLAAFMVGGVGAFLGDLFFYPTPMFVSLATHGLQAIVISVCSHYILKKHPVLASGIGVTIGAVIMVVGYSLGRAFIYSTPEYALLKLPYQILQAVVGAVVGMILYWKCGIRKLWSSKLMPQKTCPER